One genomic window of Halobellus limi includes the following:
- a CDS encoding translation initiation factor IF-2 subunit beta, whose translation MNYADSLDRALDALPERNEEQSRLSIPDPAGETDGAFTRLTNIGEIADALGRDVEHVHRNIQGELGTNGQLDDDRARYNGSFNVSDFEAAIDEYVAEYVTCTECGLPDTRLVTEDGVDMLRCEACGAFRPVAKRSAQTQSSSGPAVEEGTTYELEITGTGRKGDGVAEKGKFTIFVSGAREGQTVRAIVERTSGTLAFARVV comes from the coding sequence ATGAACTACGCCGACTCACTCGACAGGGCGCTCGACGCCCTCCCGGAGCGGAACGAAGAGCAGTCACGACTCAGCATTCCCGACCCCGCGGGCGAGACCGACGGGGCGTTCACCCGGCTGACGAACATCGGCGAGATCGCCGACGCGCTCGGCCGCGACGTCGAACACGTCCACCGGAACATCCAGGGCGAGCTGGGGACGAACGGGCAGCTCGACGACGACCGCGCGCGCTACAACGGGTCGTTCAACGTCTCCGACTTCGAGGCCGCCATCGACGAGTACGTCGCCGAGTACGTCACCTGTACGGAGTGTGGCCTGCCGGACACCCGCCTCGTCACCGAGGACGGCGTCGACATGCTCCGTTGTGAGGCCTGCGGTGCGTTCCGACCCGTCGCGAAGCGTTCGGCCCAGACCCAGTCGTCCTCGGGGCCCGCCGTCGAGGAGGGGACGACCTACGAACTGGAGATCACCGGCACGGGTCGGAAGGGCGACGGCGTCGCCGAGAAGGGCAAGTTCACCATCTTCGTCTCCGGCGCGCGCGAGGGTCAGACCGTCCGCGCGATCGTGGAGCGGACGAGCGGGACGCTCGCGTTCGCCCGCGTCGTCTGA
- a CDS encoding inorganic phosphate transporter: protein MVEVLLLVGIVVALFVGFNIGGSTTGPAFGPAVGSDAISKTGAAALMAVFFFVGAWTIGRRVVDTLGTELVTDPGVFTIESSIVVLFFIGGALFVGNYFGVPASTSMTAVGAIAGLGVAAGELDWAVMGEIAIWWIVAPIVGFWTSGMIGRYLYPRINRWVAIVSTPGPLLEFDRSGLVPRPKPGPNTTRRELTGAIVVVAIGCLMAFSSGTSNIANAIAPLVGVGVDIDVLILLGCAAVAVGAFTIARRTLDTLGNDITDLPLTAAIIVAIVSSVIVVGLSAIGIPASFVIIATTSIVGLGWGRATRTATLADVARGERSPNVSVGALAAEEPGEDAPPIGEEPEDAMPSASDLFDPATTGRVIVMQNVVPILSTAGAYVTFTLLFRIW, encoded by the coding sequence ATGGTCGAAGTTCTTCTTCTCGTCGGTATCGTAGTCGCGCTGTTCGTCGGATTCAACATCGGCGGCTCGACGACCGGCCCCGCGTTCGGCCCGGCCGTCGGGTCGGACGCGATCTCGAAAACCGGTGCAGCGGCGTTGATGGCGGTTTTTTTCTTCGTCGGGGCCTGGACGATCGGGCGTCGCGTCGTCGACACGCTCGGGACTGAACTCGTCACTGACCCCGGGGTGTTCACCATCGAATCGAGCATCGTCGTGCTCTTTTTCATCGGCGGCGCGCTGTTCGTCGGCAACTACTTCGGCGTGCCGGCGTCGACGTCGATGACCGCCGTCGGCGCCATCGCCGGACTCGGCGTCGCGGCCGGCGAACTGGACTGGGCGGTGATGGGCGAGATCGCAATCTGGTGGATCGTCGCCCCGATCGTCGGCTTCTGGACCTCCGGGATGATCGGCCGGTACCTCTACCCGCGGATCAACCGCTGGGTCGCGATCGTCAGCACCCCCGGCCCGTTGCTCGAATTCGACCGATCCGGCCTCGTTCCGCGGCCGAAACCCGGTCCGAACACCACGCGCAGGGAACTCACCGGCGCGATCGTCGTCGTCGCCATCGGCTGTCTGATGGCCTTCTCTTCGGGCACCTCGAACATCGCGAACGCCATCGCGCCGCTGGTCGGCGTCGGCGTCGACATCGACGTCTTGATCCTCCTCGGCTGTGCCGCGGTCGCCGTCGGCGCGTTCACCATCGCCCGGCGGACCCTCGACACGCTCGGCAACGACATCACCGACCTCCCGCTCACCGCCGCGATCATCGTCGCCATCGTCTCCTCGGTGATCGTCGTCGGCCTCTCGGCGATCGGCATCCCGGCCTCGTTCGTCATCATCGCGACGACGTCGATCGTCGGCCTCGGCTGGGGGCGGGCGACCCGGACCGCCACGCTCGCCGACGTCGCCCGCGGCGAGCGGTCGCCGAACGTCTCCGTCGGCGCGCTCGCCGCCGAGGAACCCGGCGAGGACGCGCCACCGATCGGCGAGGAACCCGAGGACGCGATGCCCTCGGCCTCGGACCTGTTCGACCCGGCGACCACCGGCCGCGTGATCGTGATGCAGAACGTCGTTCCGATCCTCTCGACCGCGGGTGCCTACGTCACGTTCACGCTGTTGTTCCGGATCTGGTAA
- a CDS encoding sensor histidine kinase — MIRRLLSLPGVRLLVEAVRDSYRRKLAAGLFVVLLVSAVAAVGLYVQVGVLLSENVEQSMTAAANSEASELTEWTGQNRLVARLLSEHPVYGSGEPAAVRSYLQTQRAERTEAEIVNAYVIDRRNLTVETSARRELEGTAVEDLPWEQRFAFQRFTDVRITRPYEDGTGETVLGFLTPIRAMPGHLLVVTIDSTGLFDRFEHPVDGGYTRVVDSNGTVVLADNRSAMLQQYRDERLRAPEVVSGLRGDAGFSDPVNYGRSNPDRTVAAYAPVEGTDWVVIEHAPADEAYAITGQVRTWIGLVGVVALFGLLSVVVVLGADVTRSLSRLTARAERIQAGEYDVDFDTDRPDEFGDLNRTLASTRDTLRERFEKLRETERALRRSNVRLEERSSMVTVLNRILRHNVRNDVNIIAGRTQSVAEDVDDERLREELDTVRRTALKLSDISDRTQRIKQLLVDRGAETTSLRLADALEAPLEEVRAEAPESTIRVDVPADVVVGASETLPLAIADVVEQIIVASDGPVSVDIDGTPTGTERDGQSVTLAVSDDGAGIPKMDVLAVERGEETPLNHAEGLALWCLKWTVDTTAGDLDVDPEGATVAVRLPVVDERAES, encoded by the coding sequence ATGATCCGCCGACTGCTGTCGCTGCCCGGGGTCCGACTCCTCGTCGAGGCGGTCCGGGACTCGTACCGACGCAAACTGGCGGCCGGACTCTTCGTCGTCCTGCTGGTCAGCGCGGTCGCTGCCGTCGGACTGTACGTTCAGGTGGGGGTGCTCCTCAGCGAGAACGTCGAGCAGTCGATGACGGCCGCGGCGAACTCGGAGGCGAGCGAACTGACCGAGTGGACCGGACAGAACCGGCTCGTCGCGCGGCTGCTCTCGGAACATCCCGTCTACGGGTCCGGGGAGCCGGCGGCGGTTCGATCGTACCTGCAGACCCAGCGGGCCGAGCGGACGGAGGCCGAGATCGTGAACGCCTACGTGATCGATCGTCGGAACCTGACCGTCGAAACGAGTGCGCGGCGGGAACTGGAGGGGACGGCCGTCGAGGACCTCCCGTGGGAGCAGCGGTTCGCGTTCCAGCGGTTCACGGACGTCCGAATCACGCGCCCCTACGAGGACGGAACCGGCGAGACGGTGCTGGGGTTTCTGACGCCGATCCGAGCGATGCCGGGGCATCTCTTGGTGGTCACGATCGACTCCACCGGGCTCTTCGACCGGTTCGAACATCCGGTCGACGGCGGGTACACCCGCGTCGTCGACTCGAACGGGACGGTCGTCCTCGCCGACAACCGCTCGGCGATGCTGCAGCAGTATCGCGACGAGCGGCTCCGCGCTCCCGAGGTCGTCTCCGGACTGCGGGGTGATGCCGGGTTCAGCGATCCGGTGAACTACGGGCGGAGCAACCCTGACCGAACCGTCGCCGCGTATGCGCCAGTCGAGGGGACCGACTGGGTCGTCATCGAACACGCACCGGCCGACGAGGCCTACGCGATCACCGGGCAGGTGCGAACCTGGATCGGCCTCGTCGGCGTCGTCGCCCTGTTCGGGCTCCTCAGCGTGGTCGTCGTCCTCGGAGCCGACGTGACGCGATCGCTGTCTCGACTGACCGCGCGGGCCGAACGCATCCAGGCGGGCGAGTACGACGTCGACTTCGATACCGACCGCCCCGACGAGTTCGGCGACCTCAACCGAACGCTCGCGTCCACGCGAGACACGCTTCGAGAGCGGTTCGAGAAGCTCAGAGAGACCGAACGCGCGCTCCGGCGTTCGAACGTGCGCCTCGAAGAGCGATCCTCGATGGTGACCGTTCTCAACCGGATCCTGCGGCACAACGTCCGCAACGACGTCAACATCATCGCCGGCCGGACGCAGTCCGTCGCGGAGGACGTCGACGACGAGCGACTCCGCGAGGAACTGGACACCGTCCGTCGGACCGCGCTGAAACTGTCCGACATCTCGGATCGCACCCAGCGGATCAAACAACTGCTGGTGGACCGGGGGGCCGAAACGACGTCCCTCCGACTGGCCGACGCGCTGGAGGCGCCGCTCGAGGAGGTCCGGGCGGAGGCGCCCGAATCGACGATCCGCGTCGACGTCCCCGCGGACGTCGTCGTCGGAGCCTCCGAGACACTGCCGCTCGCGATCGCCGACGTCGTCGAACAGATCATCGTCGCGAGCGACGGTCCGGTCTCCGTCGATATCGACGGCACCCCGACGGGGACAGAGCGCGACGGGCAGTCGGTGACACTCGCGGTCAGCGACGACGGGGCGGGGATCCCGAAAATGGACGTCCTGGCGGTCGAACGGGGCGAGGAGACGCCGTTGAACCACGCCGAGGGACTGGCGCTGTGGTGTCTCAAGTGGACCGTGGACACGACGGCCGGCGACCTCGACGTCGATCCCGAGGGCGCGACCGTGGCGGTTCGTCTCCCCGTCGTGGACGAGAGAGCGGAGTCGTGA
- a CDS encoding translation initiation factor IF-5A: MPKEQKQVRELQEGSYVMMDDSPCKINAYSTAKPGKHGSAKARVEGKGVFDDKKRSLSQPVDAKVWVPIIERKQGQVVSVTDGDAQIMDLETYQTFTMRIPEGEDLSPDDEIEYLEYEGQRKIV, encoded by the coding sequence ATGCCGAAAGAGCAGAAGCAGGTCCGCGAACTGCAGGAAGGCAGCTACGTGATGATGGACGACTCGCCGTGTAAGATCAACGCCTACAGCACCGCGAAGCCCGGCAAGCACGGCAGCGCCAAGGCCCGCGTCGAGGGGAAGGGAGTCTTCGACGACAAGAAGCGCTCGCTGAGTCAGCCGGTCGACGCGAAGGTGTGGGTGCCGATCATCGAGCGAAAGCAGGGCCAGGTCGTCTCCGTCACCGACGGCGACGCCCAGATTATGGACCTCGAGACCTACCAGACGTTCACGATGCGCATCCCCGAGGGCGAAGACCTCTCGCCCGACGACGAGATCGAGTACCTCGAGTACGAGGGCCAGCGGAAGATCGTCTGA
- a CDS encoding hemolysin family protein yields the protein MVNVALSVGQLFLALLLVGLNGFFVAAEFAFVRVRGTSVEQLVDEGRAGAGSLQAVMTDLDNYLAVTQLGITLASLGLGWVGEPAVASLIEPALEPILPAGLIHLVAFAIGFSIITFLHVVFGELAPKTLAIAQTETLSLFLAPPMKVFYYLFYPGIVVFNGTANAFTRLLGVPPASESDETLGEQEIRRVLAQSGEEGAIDVAEVAMIERVFDLDDTHVREVMVPRPDVVSVPADATLAELRSVIFESGHTRYPVLDADDGDQVVGFVDVKDVLRASETDDAAAATADDIAREILVVPETTATDDLLMQFSEERRQMAAVIDEWGSFEGIATVEDVVEAVVGDLRDGFDVDAREPSIRERDGRGYDVDGGVPLSAVNETLGARFESDQVETIGGLVLSRLDRAPEVGDAVDVDGHVVEVTGVDGTRISTVWVRERDGESDGDGTADE from the coding sequence ATGGTAAACGTCGCACTCTCCGTCGGACAGCTCTTCTTGGCGCTGCTTCTCGTGGGACTGAACGGGTTCTTCGTCGCCGCGGAGTTCGCCTTCGTCCGGGTGCGCGGGACGTCGGTCGAACAGCTCGTCGACGAGGGGCGGGCCGGAGCGGGCTCCCTCCAGGCGGTGATGACGGACCTGGACAACTACCTCGCGGTGACGCAACTCGGCATCACGCTCGCCTCGCTCGGACTGGGGTGGGTCGGCGAACCCGCCGTGGCGTCGCTCATCGAGCCCGCGCTGGAGCCGATCCTCCCGGCCGGACTCATCCACCTCGTCGCGTTCGCGATCGGGTTCAGCATCATCACGTTCCTCCACGTCGTCTTCGGCGAACTCGCGCCGAAGACGCTCGCGATCGCCCAGACGGAGACGCTCTCGCTGTTCCTCGCGCCGCCGATGAAGGTCTTTTATTACCTCTTCTATCCGGGAATCGTCGTCTTCAACGGGACGGCGAACGCATTCACGCGGCTGCTCGGCGTCCCGCCGGCCTCCGAGAGCGACGAGACGCTCGGCGAGCAGGAGATCCGCCGCGTGCTCGCCCAGTCCGGCGAGGAGGGCGCGATCGACGTCGCGGAGGTCGCGATGATCGAACGCGTGTTCGACCTCGACGACACCCACGTGCGTGAGGTGATGGTCCCGCGACCGGACGTGGTGAGCGTGCCGGCGGACGCCACGCTGGCGGAGCTCCGGTCGGTGATCTTCGAGTCGGGCCACACGCGCTACCCGGTGCTCGACGCCGACGACGGCGATCAGGTGGTCGGCTTCGTCGACGTCAAGGACGTGTTGCGGGCGAGCGAAACGGACGACGCGGCGGCGGCGACCGCAGACGACATCGCCCGCGAGATACTCGTCGTCCCGGAGACCACGGCAACCGACGACCTCCTGATGCAGTTCAGCGAGGAGCGCCGGCAGATGGCCGCCGTCATCGACGAGTGGGGATCTTTCGAGGGCATCGCGACGGTCGAGGACGTCGTCGAGGCCGTCGTGGGTGACCTCCGCGACGGGTTCGACGTCGACGCGCGCGAGCCCTCGATCCGCGAGCGCGACGGTCGCGGATACGACGTCGACGGCGGCGTTCCGCTCTCTGCGGTCAACGAGACGCTCGGGGCGCGGTTCGAGAGCGATCAGGTCGAGACGATCGGCGGCCTGGTGCTCAGTCGCCTCGACCGCGCGCCGGAAGTCGGCGACGCCGTCGACGTCGACGGACACGTCGTCGAGGTGACGGGCGTCGACGGGACCCGGATCTCAACGGTGTGGGTGCGCGAGCGGGACGGAGAAAGCGACGGCGACGGCACGGCAGACGAGTGA
- a CDS encoding agmatinase family protein, with product MFPGATASRADAAYVVVGAPLDISTTFRPGTRFGPERIRRFARPFDDYDRRTDLRFSDCSVHDYGDVRAWDDAAEYLTWLSGELRAVVREGAVPLLLGGEHTVTAAGVEAVAPDVFVCLDAHLDLREAYDGNAYSHATVTRRVLEGRRDNGVDDADDDSAANGADAGVEADVGEVVVLGARTGSPEEWERAERDDVTVVAPEDVADFDLEAHLDGRSAYLSVDVDAADPGFAPGTGTPEPFGLEPREMRDVVRTVAPHAEGFDVVEVNDRDDGQAASLAAKLCREFVFSHTDG from the coding sequence ATGTTCCCAGGGGCGACCGCATCGCGTGCCGACGCCGCGTACGTCGTCGTGGGCGCCCCGCTGGATATCTCGACAACGTTCCGACCCGGGACCCGATTCGGTCCCGAGAGAATCCGGCGGTTCGCCCGGCCGTTCGACGACTACGACCGGCGAACCGACCTGCGTTTTTCTGACTGTTCCGTCCACGACTACGGCGATGTCCGCGCCTGGGACGACGCCGCGGAGTACCTGACGTGGCTCTCGGGCGAACTCCGAGCCGTCGTCCGCGAGGGGGCCGTCCCGCTCCTCCTGGGCGGCGAACACACCGTCACCGCGGCCGGCGTCGAGGCCGTCGCGCCGGACGTGTTCGTCTGCCTCGACGCGCATCTGGACCTCCGCGAGGCGTACGACGGCAACGCGTACAGCCACGCGACCGTGACGCGGCGAGTTCTGGAAGGGAGGCGAGACAACGGCGTCGACGACGCAGACGACGACAGCGCGGCCAACGGAGCGGACGCCGGCGTCGAAGCCGACGTCGGGGAGGTCGTCGTCCTCGGCGCGCGGACCGGGTCTCCTGAGGAGTGGGAGCGCGCCGAGCGCGACGACGTGACCGTCGTCGCCCCCGAGGACGTCGCCGACTTCGACCTCGAAGCCCACCTCGACGGGCGCAGCGCGTACCTGAGCGTCGACGTCGACGCCGCGGACCCGGGGTTCGCGCCGGGGACCGGCACGCCGGAGCCGTTCGGGCTGGAGCCGCGAGAGATGCGCGACGTCGTGCGGACGGTCGCCCCGCACGCCGAGGGGTTCGACGTCGTGGAGGTCAACGACCGCGACGACGGCCAGGCGGCGTCGCTGGCGGCGAAGCTCTGTCGGGAGTTCGTGTTCTCACACACCGACGGATAG
- a CDS encoding cobalamin-independent methionine synthase II family protein, translating to MTDDRILTTHIGSLPRTPELLDLLKRRQDGEAVDEDVWHETVVDATETVIQKQADVGLDIVNNGEQPRVSFNWYVANRLSGIGDTREAPLWDDLADFPEYAEDAFHAEGIDLTKQPSVTGPVEYVGEEAAREEIDTFYELLEKSDLDFEGTFITAASPGVAAATLVNDYYDSHEEFLSVVGDALKREYELIAETGATLQLDAPDLLTTGHRGFGDRPIEKLKPVVRMHVEALNEATKDIPDEQIRVHTCWGSYEGPHHRDKPLEAVLPILYDLDIGGLSIEEANPRHQHEYRVFREHPLPDEWTLIPGVVDVKTNVVEHPEVVADRLERVADAVGDPTRIVAAPDCGFDTQAGLAMVHPDIAWKKLEALVEGAAVASERLF from the coding sequence ATGACCGACGACCGCATCCTGACGACGCACATCGGAAGCCTGCCGCGAACGCCGGAACTGCTCGACCTCCTGAAACGCCGCCAGGACGGCGAGGCCGTCGACGAGGACGTCTGGCACGAGACCGTCGTGGACGCCACCGAGACCGTCATCCAGAAACAGGCCGACGTGGGCCTCGACATCGTGAACAACGGCGAGCAGCCGCGCGTCTCCTTCAACTGGTACGTCGCCAACAGGCTCTCGGGAATCGGCGACACCCGCGAGGCCCCGCTGTGGGACGACCTCGCGGACTTCCCCGAGTACGCCGAGGACGCCTTCCACGCGGAGGGGATCGACCTCACGAAGCAGCCGTCGGTCACCGGTCCCGTGGAGTACGTCGGCGAGGAGGCCGCTCGCGAGGAGATCGACACCTTCTACGAACTGCTCGAAAAGTCCGATCTCGACTTCGAGGGGACGTTCATCACCGCGGCCTCGCCCGGCGTCGCCGCCGCGACGCTCGTCAACGACTACTACGACTCCCACGAGGAGTTCCTCTCGGTCGTCGGCGACGCGCTCAAGCGGGAGTACGAACTCATCGCCGAGACGGGCGCGACGCTCCAGCTCGACGCCCCGGACCTGCTGACGACCGGCCACCGCGGGTTCGGCGACCGGCCGATCGAGAAGCTCAAGCCCGTCGTCCGGATGCACGTCGAGGCGCTGAACGAGGCGACGAAGGACATCCCCGACGAGCAGATCCGCGTGCACACCTGCTGGGGGAGCTACGAGGGGCCGCACCACCGCGACAAGCCGCTCGAAGCGGTCCTGCCGATCCTCTACGACCTGGACATCGGCGGCCTCTCGATCGAGGAGGCGAACCCCCGCCACCAGCACGAGTACCGCGTCTTCCGCGAGCATCCCCTGCCCGACGAGTGGACGCTCATCCCCGGCGTCGTCGACGTGAAGACCAACGTCGTCGAACACCCCGAGGTCGTCGCCGACCGACTCGAACGCGTCGCCGACGCCGTCGGCGACCCCACGCGGATCGTCGCCGCGCCCGACTGCGGCTTCGACACGCAGGCGGGGCTCGCGATGGTCCACCCCGACATCGCCTGGAAGAAGCTCGAAGCCCTCGTCGAGGGGGCGGCGGTCGCGAGCGAACGGCTGTTCTGA
- a CDS encoding deoxyhypusine synthase, translating to MSDHSDESGAEGSESPSGSDEESHEPDREEFHESPIGHAQVRGGMTVGELATEYGKAGIGAASVDRAVDVYAEMLARDDVTNLFGLAGAMVPTGMRQIVVDLIRDGHIDALVTTGANLTHDAIEAIGGKHHHGRAEPHDPHPAAPGADPTGETAREHDERLRDEGVDRIYNVYLPQEHFALFESHLRENVFPAVERRVSIQEFTAELGRANAEQNRERDVAEDAGIAAAAYEHDVPIYCPAIQDSVLGIQAWIYSQTSEFGLDALGDMTHLSDLAFDAERAGAMVVGGGVPKNYVLQTMLTIPDAYDYAVQLTMDPDHTGGLSGATLDEARSWGKLEKSARNVTVVGDATVTLPLVVAAARERAETTDR from the coding sequence ATGAGCGACCACAGCGACGAGAGCGGCGCTGAGGGCTCCGAATCCCCCTCGGGATCGGACGAGGAATCTCACGAACCCGACCGCGAGGAGTTTCACGAGTCGCCGATCGGCCACGCGCAGGTCCGCGGCGGGATGACCGTCGGCGAACTCGCGACCGAGTACGGAAAGGCGGGGATCGGCGCCGCGAGCGTCGACCGCGCGGTCGACGTCTACGCCGAGATGCTCGCTCGCGACGACGTGACGAACCTCTTCGGGCTCGCCGGCGCGATGGTGCCGACGGGGATGCGACAGATCGTCGTCGACCTGATCCGCGACGGTCACATCGACGCGCTGGTGACGACCGGCGCGAACCTCACGCACGACGCCATCGAGGCGATCGGCGGGAAGCACCACCACGGGCGGGCGGAACCGCACGATCCGCATCCCGCCGCGCCCGGCGCCGACCCGACGGGCGAGACCGCCCGAGAGCACGACGAGCGCCTCCGGGACGAGGGCGTCGACCGGATCTACAACGTGTATCTCCCGCAGGAGCACTTCGCGCTGTTCGAGTCGCACCTCCGCGAGAACGTCTTTCCCGCCGTCGAGCGCCGCGTGTCGATCCAGGAGTTCACCGCCGAACTCGGGCGGGCGAACGCCGAGCAGAACCGCGAACGGGACGTCGCGGAGGACGCCGGCATCGCCGCCGCCGCGTACGAACACGACGTCCCGATCTACTGTCCGGCGATCCAGGACTCCGTGCTCGGGATCCAGGCGTGGATCTACTCGCAGACGTCGGAGTTCGGACTGGACGCGCTGGGGGATATGACCCACCTCTCGGATCTGGCGTTCGACGCCGAGCGGGCGGGCGCGATGGTCGTCGGCGGCGGCGTCCCGAAGAACTACGTCTTACAGACGATGCTGACGATCCCCGACGCCTACGACTACGCCGTGCAGTTGACGATGGACCCCGACCACACCGGGGGGCTCTCGGGGGCGACCCTCGACGAGGCGCGCTCGTGGGGCAAACTGGAGAAGTCCGCGCGGAACGTGACGGTCGTCGGCGACGCCACGGTCACGCTGCCGCTCGTCGTCGCCGCGGCGCGCGAGCGGGCCGAAACCACGGACCGCTGA
- a CDS encoding Nif3-like dinuclear metal center hexameric protein → MELSTLTDRLDERLDTDAYADVDASANGLQVGPGDPARTGRDSSPAVDHVAFAVDAAAATIEDAAAAGADVLVTHHGLVWGGLDRVTGREYENVAALVENDLALYVSHLPLDGHGELGNAAGLADFLGLDVDSREPFGTLGPVTIGQRGRASDAYDVAELRERLAGLDTGGREPRVLDFGPEEIRDVAIVTGSGVDWLGEAADAGVDALVTGEGKQQVYHEAREAGVNVFLAGHYATETFGVGALSDLVSEWGIETTVLDHPTGL, encoded by the coding sequence ATGGAACTCTCGACGCTCACCGACAGGCTCGACGAGCGACTCGACACCGACGCCTACGCCGACGTCGACGCCAGCGCGAACGGCCTCCAGGTCGGCCCCGGCGACCCCGCCCGCACCGGGCGCGACTCGTCGCCGGCGGTCGACCACGTCGCCTTCGCCGTCGACGCCGCGGCGGCGACGATCGAGGACGCGGCCGCGGCGGGCGCCGACGTGCTCGTGACGCACCACGGCCTCGTCTGGGGCGGCCTCGACCGCGTGACCGGCCGCGAGTACGAGAACGTCGCCGCCCTCGTCGAGAACGACCTCGCGCTGTACGTCTCGCACCTCCCGCTCGACGGCCACGGGGAACTCGGGAACGCCGCCGGCCTCGCCGACTTCCTCGGCCTCGACGTCGACTCCCGCGAGCCGTTCGGGACGCTGGGGCCCGTCACGATCGGGCAGCGCGGCCGCGCGTCGGACGCCTACGACGTCGCGGAACTGCGGGAGCGACTCGCCGGCCTCGACACCGGCGGACGGGAGCCGCGGGTCCTCGACTTCGGTCCCGAGGAGATCCGAGACGTCGCCATCGTGACCGGGTCCGGCGTCGACTGGCTCGGCGAGGCGGCCGACGCCGGCGTCGACGCCCTCGTCACCGGCGAGGGCAAACAGCAGGTGTACCACGAGGCCCGCGAGGCGGGCGTCAACGTCTTCCTCGCCGGTCACTACGCGACGGAGACGTTCGGCGTCGGAGCGCTTTCGGACCTCGTCTCGGAGTGGGGAATCGAGACGACCGTGCTCGACCATCCGACCGGGTTGTAA
- a CDS encoding ABC transporter substrate-binding protein, whose protein sequence is MPRSRREFLERLGATCAVSAAGLSGCTGSPSVSTGPTTVRVGSKAFAEQRILGYLAYERLRPLDGIQAVDEIGYGDSRENWGATAAGTKHLYWEYTGTAWRELPPRRERRVTDPRRLYELAAADARERGLRMAEPASFSNEYVLVADRDWSERTGVETISDLAAHVDAGNAGFGVAVNEDFYHREDAWEGVTEYYGIGPDARERVESGRFVVTSVGLTYELLRDGRAQVASGFDTDPQLDRDSVRTLEDDREYFIPYQPAPTAHAPTVADHPVLFESLAPVVSALDEATIRDLNREVLLEGRTARTVAAEFLDRTVGAEG, encoded by the coding sequence ATGCCACGATCGCGCCGGGAGTTCCTCGAACGTCTCGGCGCGACTTGTGCAGTGTCCGCAGCGGGACTGAGCGGTTGTACGGGTAGTCCGTCGGTCTCCACGGGTCCGACGACGGTACGGGTCGGCTCGAAGGCCTTCGCCGAGCAGCGGATCCTCGGATACCTGGCGTACGAACGGCTCCGGCCCCTCGACGGGATCCAGGCCGTCGACGAGATCGGATACGGCGATTCGCGGGAGAACTGGGGGGCGACGGCGGCGGGGACGAAGCACCTCTACTGGGAGTACACGGGCACGGCCTGGCGCGAGCTTCCACCCCGCCGCGAGCGCCGGGTGACCGACCCACGGCGGCTCTACGAACTCGCCGCGGCCGACGCCCGCGAGCGGGGGCTTCGGATGGCCGAACCGGCGTCCTTCTCGAACGAGTACGTGCTCGTCGCCGACCGGGACTGGAGCGAGCGGACCGGCGTCGAAACGATCAGCGACCTCGCCGCCCACGTCGACGCGGGCAACGCCGGCTTCGGCGTCGCCGTCAACGAGGACTTCTATCACCGAGAGGACGCCTGGGAGGGCGTCACGGAGTACTACGGGATCGGTCCCGACGCGCGCGAGCGCGTCGAGTCCGGGCGCTTCGTCGTCACCTCCGTCGGGCTCACGTACGAACTGCTTCGGGACGGGCGCGCGCAGGTGGCGAGCGGGTTCGATACTGATCCGCAACTCGACCGCGACTCCGTCCGGACGCTCGAGGACGACCGCGAGTACTTCATCCCGTATCAGCCGGCGCCGACGGCACACGCTCCGACGGTCGCGGACCACCCGGTCCTCTTCGAGTCGCTCGCGCCCGTGGTCTCGGCGCTCGACGAGGCGACGATCCGCGATCTCAACCGCGAGGTCCTCCTCGAAGGCCGGACGGCGAGGACGGTCGCAGCGGAGTTCCTCGACCGAACCGTGGGGGCCGAGGGATGA